A portion of the Hydractinia symbiolongicarpus strain clone_291-10 chromosome 10, HSymV2.1, whole genome shotgun sequence genome contains these proteins:
- the LOC130662399 gene encoding E3 SUMO-protein ligase KIAA1586-like, giving the protein MSEINDLPCCFCERSTKYRCISCQKTSCNICSTGVNSTVNGYSEEEKRVGRCPDCSVVINKQPKKIQRSIFSAFGKNPPTLAKQSATNITTPQTKGKTNPKQHKQTTSTRTVTPATVEKWKAELAQHSVAEWLLYDIKDGKVKNMRCKFCTTYQSQIKTLPNYSNIFVVGTQNYKKSAVEDHATKSRQHLKAHSLYLKATGVSLDERATTLSAADSSNVVAGLAKMDEKDMQRTKKKFEVAYFVAKNRLPLTTYPELLKLERKHEVDIGIAYNTDRACGTFIDYMGKDMKQQLNADLAKAKFFSVLCDGSTDNAVVENEVIYALHFDPTPVNSNCVEVKVSFLSMTHLKHQHAVGVAAALAESYDDMVTLKSAIESEFQSIGIMPAKKLIGFTSDGASVNRGNKNSVKMVLREESEWLVFIWCIAHRLELALSDALKGTDFDIVDEMLLRTYYLYQKAPKKLTSDA; this is encoded by the exons atgagtgaaatTAATGATTTGCCTTGTTGTTTTTGCGAAAGAAGCACGAAGTATCGGTGTATATCGTGTCAAAAAACATCTTGTAACATATGTTCTACCGGTGTTAACAGTACAGTCAATGGGTACAGCGAAGAGGAAAAACGTGTTGGTAGATGTCCTGATTGTTCTGTTGTTATTAATAAGCAGCCGAAGAAAATCCAAAGAAGCATATTTTCAGCCTTTGGAAAAAACCCACCAACATTAGCGAAGCAATCAGCAACGAATATA ACTACACCGCAGACCAAAGGCAAAACAAATCCGAAACAACACAAGCAAACAACATCAACAAGAACCGTAACACCTGCTACTGTTGAGAAGTGGAAAGCTGAGCTGGCACAACACAGCGTTGCTGAATGGCTGCTTTATGATATAAAAGATGGCAAGGTTAAGAACATGCGCTGTAAATTTTGTACGACGTATCAGTCCCAGATCAAAACATTGCCAAATTACAGCAACATCTTCGTTGTTGGCACCCAAAACTACAAAAAAAGTGCAGTAGAAGACCATGCCACGAAGAGTAGACAACACTTAAAAGCCCATAGCCTGTATTTGAAAGCAACAGGAGTTTCCCTGGATGAACGAGCTACAACGTTGTCTGCGGCCGATTCTTCCAACGTTGTCGCTGGTTTGGCCAAGATGGATGAAAAAGATATGCAACGAAcgaaaaagaaatttgaagTGGCGTATTTTGTTGCTAAAAATCGCTTACCGTTGACAACATATCCGGAGTTGCTGAAGTTAGAGAGAAAGCATGAAGTTGACATTGGTATAGCGTATAACACTGACCGCGCTTGTGGAACATTTATTGATTATATGGGTAAAGATATGAAGCAGCAACTTAATGCTGATCTTGCGAAAGCCAAGTTTTTTAGCGTACTTTGTGATGGTTCTACAGACAACgcagttgttgaaaatgaagtaataTATGCATTACATTTTGATCCCACTCCAGTTAACTCAAATTGTGTAGAAGTTAAGGTGTCTTTTCTCAGCATGACTCACTTAAAGCATCAACATGCTGTCGGTGTTGCAGCTGCTCTCGCTGAAAGCTACGATGACATGGTCACGCTAAAAAGTGCCATTGAAAGTGAGTTTCAGTCTATCGGCATAATGCCAGccaaaaaactgattggatttACTTCTGACGGAGCAAGTGTAAATCGAGGGAATAAAAATAGTGTAAAAATGGTGTTACGAGAGGAATCGGAGTGGCTTGTATTTATTTGGTGCATCGCACATCGGTTGGAATTGGCCTTATCTGATGCGTTGAAAGGTACCGACTTTGATATTGTAGATGAGATGCTACTAAGGACATACTATTTATATCAGAAAGCACCAAAGAAACTTACGTCAGATGCATGA
- the LOC130662397 gene encoding uncharacterized protein LOC130662397 isoform X3, with protein MCDQPEVDNHSKSWCCSIGMVKILIDSLTLYMPIISEEDKKDLTAMNIRENGRTRILSFIFSCLHNIGKYPASRKYFEYSDCIGNLVPFLTAMTQIFSMKALLILSYLIDEENNHVIMTNKDPIKLIISYLRSAIKSKNHRYLGFSLSELINGLRLIAQNDVNKQIIGENGGIDVIALAFEFRPNDKEEEEKEVLESCKALWILSFHDNNRKLICENNVIMNHLQKIKGGNNKSLGKAAAGALWELEEKYEREDVDKSKTKGHIMISYQWTYQKTMLQVRDQLRSNGYKVWMDVDQMGGSTLEAMAKAVEGACLVVITVSRAYKESANCRSEAEYAFQLQRPIIPLMMENNYVADGWLGFIVGAKFWIDFKREENMGDSLEALLREIEAQINKDVVKDKQISVVESSLPLQQQQPLTSVVKSWSSKEVNEWLKNIKLDHLLHATVKNDLDGSVLVHLHNLRKESPDTFFRMLKEDLGLKKLKNLFTFADGLQELLAKAAKTI; from the exons ATGTGCGATCAACCAGAGGTGGACAACCATTCTAAAAGCTGG TGCTGTAGTATTGGTATGGTGAAAATCTTGATTGACTCACTGACCTTGTACATGCCAATTATAAGTGAGGAAGACAAAAAG GATTTGACGGCCATGAACATCAGAGAAAATGGACGAACAAGAATTTTGAGTTTCATCTTCAGTTGCCTTCACAACATTGGAAAATATCCTGCTAGTAGAAAATATTTTGAGTATAGTGACTGTATTGGAAATCTGGTACCATTTCTTACAGCTATGACACAAATATTTTCAATGAAAGCATTATTAATACTCTCTTATTTGATCGATGAAGAAAACAATCACGTGATCATGACAAACAAAG ACCCTATCAAGTTGATTATCAGCTACCTGCGGAGTGCTATTAAATCAAAAAACCATCGTTACTTGGGATTTAGTTTGAGTGAATTGATCAATGGGTTACGACTGATTGCTCAAAATGATGTCAACAAACAGATT ATTGGTGAAAATGGAGGTATTGATGTCATTGCATTAGCTTTTGAATTTCGTCCAAATGACAAAGAGGAAGAAGAAAAGGAAGTACTAGAATCTTGTAAAGCATTATGGATCCTATCATTTCATGACAACAAccgaaaattgatttgtgaaaataatGTCATAATGAATCATTTGCAGAAAATAAAAGGCGGTAATAATAAAAGTCTTGGAAAAGCTGCTGCGGGAGCACTATGGGAGTTGGAAGAGAAATACGAAAGAGAAG ATGTCGACAAGAGTAAAACAAAAGGTCATATCATGATTAGTTATCAATGGACATACCAAAAAACCATGTTGCAAGTAAGAGATCAGCTGCGAAGCAACGGCTACAAAGTTTGGATGGATGTTGATCAGATGGGTGGATCTACCTTGGAAGCTATGGCAAAAGCCGTGGAAGGTGCTTGTCTTGTAGTAATAACAGTATCTagagcatacaaagaaagtgcaaaCTGCAGATCag AGGCTGAGTATGCGTTCCAGCTACAGCGTCCCATAATACCGCTAATGATGGAAAACAATTACGTTGCTGACGGTTGGTTAGGTTTTATCGTTGGTGCAAAGTTTTGGATAGATTTTAAAAGGGAAGAAAATATGGGAGATTCGTTAGAAGCGCTTCTTCGTGAAATAGAGGCACAAATCAATAAAGACGTAGTTAAAG ACAAACAAATCAGCGTTGTGGAGTCTTCGCTTCCTCTACAACAACAGCAGCCATTAACTTCGGTTGTTAAGTCTTGGTCGTCAAAAGAAGTAAACGAATggctaaaaaacataaaacttgATCACTTATTACACGCGACCGTTAAAAATGATTTGGATGGATCCGTTTTGGTTCATCTTCACAACCTGAGAAAGGAG AGTCCTGACACCTTTTTCCGCATGCTGAAAGAAGATTTAGgattaaagaaattaaagaatCTGTTTACATTTGCAGATGGTTTGCAAGAGCTGTTAGCCAAAGCAGCAAAAACAATTTAA
- the LOC130662397 gene encoding uncharacterized protein LOC130662397 isoform X2 produces the protein MMIINCSDVDVDFCFQCCSIGMVKILIDSLTLYMPIISEEDKKDLTAMNIRENGRTRILSFIFSCLHNIGKYPASRKYFEYSDCIGNLVPFLTAMTQIFSMKALLILSYLIDEENNHVIMTNKDPIKLIISYLRSAIKSKNHRYLGFSLSELINGLRLIAQNDVNKQIIGENGGIDVIALAFEFRPNDKEEEEKEVLESCKALWILSFHDNNRKLICENNVIMNHLQKIKGGNNKSLGKAAAGALWELEEKYEREDVDKSKTKGHIMISYQWTYQKTMLQVRDQLRSNGYKVWMDVDQMGGSTLEAMAKAVEGACLVVITVSRAYKESANCRSEAEYAFQLQRPIIPLMMENNYVADGWLGFIVGAKFWIDFKREENMGDSLEALLREIEAQINKDVVKDKQISVVESSLPLQQQQPLTSVVKSWSSKEVNEWLKNIKLDHLLHATVKNDLDGSVLVHLHNLRKESPDTFFRMLKEDLGLKKLKNLFTFADGLQELLAKAAKTI, from the exons ATGATGATTATCAATTGTTCTGATGTGGATGTGGATTTTTGTTTTCAGTGCTGTAGTATTGGTATGGTGAAAATCTTGATTGACTCACTGACCTTGTACATGCCAATTATAAGTGAGGAAGACAAAAAG GATTTGACGGCCATGAACATCAGAGAAAATGGACGAACAAGAATTTTGAGTTTCATCTTCAGTTGCCTTCACAACATTGGAAAATATCCTGCTAGTAGAAAATATTTTGAGTATAGTGACTGTATTGGAAATCTGGTACCATTTCTTACAGCTATGACACAAATATTTTCAATGAAAGCATTATTAATACTCTCTTATTTGATCGATGAAGAAAACAATCACGTGATCATGACAAACAAAG ACCCTATCAAGTTGATTATCAGCTACCTGCGGAGTGCTATTAAATCAAAAAACCATCGTTACTTGGGATTTAGTTTGAGTGAATTGATCAATGGGTTACGACTGATTGCTCAAAATGATGTCAACAAACAGATT ATTGGTGAAAATGGAGGTATTGATGTCATTGCATTAGCTTTTGAATTTCGTCCAAATGACAAAGAGGAAGAAGAAAAGGAAGTACTAGAATCTTGTAAAGCATTATGGATCCTATCATTTCATGACAACAAccgaaaattgatttgtgaaaataatGTCATAATGAATCATTTGCAGAAAATAAAAGGCGGTAATAATAAAAGTCTTGGAAAAGCTGCTGCGGGAGCACTATGGGAGTTGGAAGAGAAATACGAAAGAGAAG ATGTCGACAAGAGTAAAACAAAAGGTCATATCATGATTAGTTATCAATGGACATACCAAAAAACCATGTTGCAAGTAAGAGATCAGCTGCGAAGCAACGGCTACAAAGTTTGGATGGATGTTGATCAGATGGGTGGATCTACCTTGGAAGCTATGGCAAAAGCCGTGGAAGGTGCTTGTCTTGTAGTAATAACAGTATCTagagcatacaaagaaagtgcaaaCTGCAGATCag AGGCTGAGTATGCGTTCCAGCTACAGCGTCCCATAATACCGCTAATGATGGAAAACAATTACGTTGCTGACGGTTGGTTAGGTTTTATCGTTGGTGCAAAGTTTTGGATAGATTTTAAAAGGGAAGAAAATATGGGAGATTCGTTAGAAGCGCTTCTTCGTGAAATAGAGGCACAAATCAATAAAGACGTAGTTAAAG ACAAACAAATCAGCGTTGTGGAGTCTTCGCTTCCTCTACAACAACAGCAGCCATTAACTTCGGTTGTTAAGTCTTGGTCGTCAAAAGAAGTAAACGAATggctaaaaaacataaaacttgATCACTTATTACACGCGACCGTTAAAAATGATTTGGATGGATCCGTTTTGGTTCATCTTCACAACCTGAGAAAGGAG AGTCCTGACACCTTTTTCCGCATGCTGAAAGAAGATTTAGgattaaagaaattaaagaatCTGTTTACATTTGCAGATGGTTTGCAAGAGCTGTTAGCCAAAGCAGCAAAAACAATTTAA
- the LOC130662397 gene encoding uncharacterized protein LOC130662397 isoform X4, whose amino-acid sequence MVKILIDSLTLYMPIISEEDKKDLTAMNIRENGRTRILSFIFSCLHNIGKYPASRKYFEYSDCIGNLVPFLTAMTQIFSMKALLILSYLIDEENNHVIMTNKDPIKLIISYLRSAIKSKNHRYLGFSLSELINGLRLIAQNDVNKQIIGENGGIDVIALAFEFRPNDKEEEEKEVLESCKALWILSFHDNNRKLICENNVIMNHLQKIKGGNNKSLGKAAAGALWELEEKYEREDVDKSKTKGHIMISYQWTYQKTMLQVRDQLRSNGYKVWMDVDQMGGSTLEAMAKAVEGACLVVITVSRAYKESANCRSEAEYAFQLQRPIIPLMMENNYVADGWLGFIVGAKFWIDFKREENMGDSLEALLREIEAQINKDVVKDKQISVVESSLPLQQQQPLTSVVKSWSSKEVNEWLKNIKLDHLLHATVKNDLDGSVLVHLHNLRKESPDTFFRMLKEDLGLKKLKNLFTFADGLQELLAKAAKTI is encoded by the exons ATGGTGAAAATCTTGATTGACTCACTGACCTTGTACATGCCAATTATAAGTGAGGAAGACAAAAAG GATTTGACGGCCATGAACATCAGAGAAAATGGACGAACAAGAATTTTGAGTTTCATCTTCAGTTGCCTTCACAACATTGGAAAATATCCTGCTAGTAGAAAATATTTTGAGTATAGTGACTGTATTGGAAATCTGGTACCATTTCTTACAGCTATGACACAAATATTTTCAATGAAAGCATTATTAATACTCTCTTATTTGATCGATGAAGAAAACAATCACGTGATCATGACAAACAAAG ACCCTATCAAGTTGATTATCAGCTACCTGCGGAGTGCTATTAAATCAAAAAACCATCGTTACTTGGGATTTAGTTTGAGTGAATTGATCAATGGGTTACGACTGATTGCTCAAAATGATGTCAACAAACAGATT ATTGGTGAAAATGGAGGTATTGATGTCATTGCATTAGCTTTTGAATTTCGTCCAAATGACAAAGAGGAAGAAGAAAAGGAAGTACTAGAATCTTGTAAAGCATTATGGATCCTATCATTTCATGACAACAAccgaaaattgatttgtgaaaataatGTCATAATGAATCATTTGCAGAAAATAAAAGGCGGTAATAATAAAAGTCTTGGAAAAGCTGCTGCGGGAGCACTATGGGAGTTGGAAGAGAAATACGAAAGAGAAG ATGTCGACAAGAGTAAAACAAAAGGTCATATCATGATTAGTTATCAATGGACATACCAAAAAACCATGTTGCAAGTAAGAGATCAGCTGCGAAGCAACGGCTACAAAGTTTGGATGGATGTTGATCAGATGGGTGGATCTACCTTGGAAGCTATGGCAAAAGCCGTGGAAGGTGCTTGTCTTGTAGTAATAACAGTATCTagagcatacaaagaaagtgcaaaCTGCAGATCag AGGCTGAGTATGCGTTCCAGCTACAGCGTCCCATAATACCGCTAATGATGGAAAACAATTACGTTGCTGACGGTTGGTTAGGTTTTATCGTTGGTGCAAAGTTTTGGATAGATTTTAAAAGGGAAGAAAATATGGGAGATTCGTTAGAAGCGCTTCTTCGTGAAATAGAGGCACAAATCAATAAAGACGTAGTTAAAG ACAAACAAATCAGCGTTGTGGAGTCTTCGCTTCCTCTACAACAACAGCAGCCATTAACTTCGGTTGTTAAGTCTTGGTCGTCAAAAGAAGTAAACGAATggctaaaaaacataaaacttgATCACTTATTACACGCGACCGTTAAAAATGATTTGGATGGATCCGTTTTGGTTCATCTTCACAACCTGAGAAAGGAG AGTCCTGACACCTTTTTCCGCATGCTGAAAGAAGATTTAGgattaaagaaattaaagaatCTGTTTACATTTGCAGATGGTTTGCAAGAGCTGTTAGCCAAAGCAGCAAAAACAATTTAA
- the LOC130662401 gene encoding DNA repair protein SWI5 homolog isoform X3, protein MIMSFSTPEQKQPSQKRFTPYNNRRKSSSGCFAPFKSPGAKATGNSKESDSDANKVELAREVLALHKQIEEKDREIKELSENYSINELQQHIDMLHEYNEIKDVAQMVIGKLAEHRGTTTKELYSEFNLELDD, encoded by the exons ATGATAATGAGTTTTTCTACTCCTGAGCAAAAACAACCATCACAGAAGAGATTCACTCCATACAATAACAG ACGTAAAAGCAGTTCCGGTTGTTTTGCTCCATTTAAATCCCCAGGTGCT aaagCAACAGGTAATTCAAAGGAAAGCGATTCTGACGCAAACAAGGTTGAACTAGCACGCGAAGTTTTGGCGCTGCATAAACAAATTGAAGAAAAAGATAGAGAAATTAAAGAACTTAGTGAAAA TTATTCTATAAACGAACTTCAACAACATATTGATATGCTTCACGAATACAATGAAATCAAAGATGTTGCACAAATGGTCATTGGGAAATTAG CTGAGCATCGTGGAACCACCACTAAAGAATTGTATTCTGAGTTTAATCTTGAACTCGACGATTGA
- the LOC130662401 gene encoding DNA repair protein SWI5 homolog isoform X2 — MIMSFSTPEQKQPSQKRFTPYNNRRKSSSGCFAPFKSPGAKATGNSKESDSDANKVELAREVLALHKQIEEKDREIKELSENYSINELQQHIDMLHEYNEIKDVAQMVIGKLGLSLLDMFLNIYNSDVSTAAVFILFFKVLMIYHQWNQKKKKPEKTELAKRCPQFM, encoded by the exons ATGATAATGAGTTTTTCTACTCCTGAGCAAAAACAACCATCACAGAAGAGATTCACTCCATACAATAACAG ACGTAAAAGCAGTTCCGGTTGTTTTGCTCCATTTAAATCCCCAGGTGCT aaagCAACAGGTAATTCAAAGGAAAGCGATTCTGACGCAAACAAGGTTGAACTAGCACGCGAAGTTTTGGCGCTGCATAAACAAATTGAAGAAAAAGATAGAGAAATTAAAGAACTTAGTGAAAA TTATTCTATAAACGAACTTCAACAACATATTGATATGCTTCACGAATACAATGAAATCAAAGATGTTGCACAAATGGTCATTGGGAAATTAGGTTTATCTTTACTTGAcatgtttttaaacatttataacTCAGATGTTAGCACAGCAGcagtgtttattttattttttaaagtattaatGATTTATCACCAAtggaatcaaaaaaaaaaaaaaccggaAAAAACCGAACTAGCGAAACGTTGTCCCCAGTTTATGTAG
- the LOC130662401 gene encoding CDAN1-interacting nuclease 1-like isoform X1 encodes MKLKIYKEIESDIIKMPMKKEKCLNYLQDKYNTVSKDTLISIYAQLNQRKIKKNFKKHHRRDSVARYYQQYCTASKSSECEGFLCRQADAVDFPPTLFARIILEEYAKRNDFLEMGIVPKGYVSKWIKDPSQIEDKTLSQELKLCIQNDDFCGPIIENIKRETGLKYEKILHDILTAKGIPYYDEEILRKEGYDKTPDFKLVVPIVLNNYVVNWIESKASFGDEESHAGYLQNQFWSYTNRFGPGLVIYWFGFIDELNINMERGILLDDKFPQDILRLETLLDDHEKSFCLTF; translated from the coding sequence atgaagttaaaaatttataaagaaattgAAAGTGATATCATTAAAATGCCAATGAAGAAAGAGAAATGTTTGAATTATTTGCAAGATAAATATAATACTGTTAGCAAGGATACATTAATTAGCATTTATGCTCAGCTTAATCaacgaaaaattaaaaagaatttcaaaaaacatCATCGTAGAGATTCGGTAGCAAGATATTATCAACAATATTGCACTGCATCAAAAAGCAGTGAATGTGAAGGATTTTTATGCAGACAAGCTGATGCAGTTGATTTTCCACCAACATTATTTGCCAGAATAATATTAGAAGAATATGCTAAAAGAAACGATTTCTTAGAGATGGGTATTGTCCCAAAAGGTTATGTTTCAAAGTGGATAAAAGACCCTAGCCAAATAGAAGATAAAACTTTGTCCCAGGAATTAAAATTGTGTATTCAAAATGATGACTTTTGTGGACCAATAATCGAAAACATCAAACGAGAAACTGGTTTAAAATACGAGAAAATATTACATGATATATTGACTGCAAAAGGAATACCTTATTATGATGAAGAGATTTTACGTAAGGAAGGATACGATAAAACGCCAGATTTTAAGTTAGTTGTGCCAATCGTGTTAAACAACTATGTTGTAAATTGGATTGAAAGTAAAGCATCTTTCGGAGATGAGGAATCCCATGCTGGTTATCTGCAGAATCAATTTTGGAGTTACACAAATCGATTTGGACCTGGTTTGGTTATTTATTGGTTTGGTTTTATTGATGAATTAAATATAAACATGGAACGTGGGATTTTGTTAGATGATAAATTTCCACAAGACATTTTAAGACTAGAAACTTTGTTAGATGatcatgaaaaaagtttttgtttaactttttgA